The following coding sequences lie in one Zingiber officinale cultivar Zhangliang chromosome 2B, Zo_v1.1, whole genome shotgun sequence genomic window:
- the LOC122049501 gene encoding chitinase CLP-like, producing MVKFYAVFLLLFFLCFTSSSPPAEAFPPPANAFVAAIYRDPATSLYTIPAAAGNRSLLLDLAGPLLWSPCPGRHPTIPCNSSTCAEARASPPHHCYNRPSPRPPCACTATVGNPVTGACAAGELTLTDVILSTTDGHHPTAVFDVNGIISSCAPTSLLSGLPAGAAGVAGLARSSVSLPSQLAGKFYFKSKQFALCLPSGNSRDPGVAFFGDGPFYLLPPPGIDVTALLTYTPLVKDPKSPAYYIHVNGFAVNQKAVQIPPGKLAGGVKFSTTVAYTTLRSDVFKPLLDAFDGATSGIPRMPAAAPFELCLNSSALGSTRVGYGVAPIDVMVGGGKNWTIFGANSLVDVDGSRACFAFVNGGAKAEPAVVIGSFQMENNLMLFDAGRSRVGFTSTLFGIMTTCSNFNFTMGIM from the coding sequence ATGGTAAAATTCTACGCTgttttcctcctcctcttcttcctctgttTCACATCATCATCCCCTCCGGCGGAAGCCTTCCCGCCTCCGGCGAACGCCTTCGTCGCCGCCATCTACCGTGACCCTGCCACCTCCCTCTACACCATCCCCGCCGCCGCTGGAAACCGCTCGCTGCTCCTTGACCTCGCCGGCCCACTCCTCTGGTCTCCCTGTCCCGGCCGCCACCCCACCATCCCCTGCAACTCTTCCACCTGTGCCGAAGCCCGCGCCTCCCCCCCTCACCATTGCTACAACCGCCCCTCCCCCCGTCCTCCCTGCGCCTGCACCGCCACCGTCGGCAACCCCGTCACTGGAGCCTGCGCTGCCGGCGAACTCACCCTCACCGACGTAATTCTCTCTACCACCGATGGCCATCACCCCACCGCCGTATTCGACGTCAACGGCATCATCTCCTCCTGCGCCCCCACAAGCCTCCTCAGCGGGCTTCCGGCTGGCGCAGCCGGCGTCGCCGGGCTCGCTCGGTCCTCTGTCTCCCTCCCTTCGCAGCTCGCCGGAAAATTCTACTTTAAGAGCAAGCAGTTCGCACTCTGCCTCCCGAGCGGAAACTCCAGGGACCCCGGCGTCGCGTTCTTCGGCGACGGCCCGTTCTACCTCCTCCCGCCGCCTGGCATCGACGTCACCGCCCTGCTCACCTACACGCCGCTCGTAAAGGATCCAAAATCCCCGGCGTACTACATCCACGTCAACGGCTTCGCCGTGAACCAAAAGGCAGTACAAATCCCACCAGGCAAGCTCGCCGGCGGCGTCAAGTTCAGCACCACCGTCGCGTACACCACCCTGAGGAGCGACGTCTTCAAACCCCTCCTCGACGCCTTCGATGGAGCGACGAGCGGGATCCCGAGAATGCCGGCGGCGGCGCCGTTCGAGCTGTGCCTGAACAGCTCGGCGCTGGGGTCGACGCGAGTCGGGTACGGCGTGGCGCCGATCGACGTCATGGTGGGAGGAGGCAAGAACTGGACCATATTCGGGGCGAATTCGTTGGTGGACGTGGACGGGAGCAGGGCGTGCTTCGCGTTCGTGAACGGAGGAGCCAAGGCGGAGCCGGCGGTTGTGATCGGCAGCTTCCAGATGGAGAACAACTTGATGCTGTTCGACGCAGGAAGATCGAGAGTCGGCTTCACGTCCACTCTGTTTGGCATCATGACCACTTGTTCCAATTTCAATTTCACAATGGGAATCATGTGA
- the LOC122046987 gene encoding plant cysteine oxidase 2-like isoform X2, which translates to MGESGRVRLETALSAVHDTMRPEDVGLSTDTLLKLKGPSKGTPRITYAVIYKCDNFSICIFILPPRAVIPLHNHPGMTVFSKLLLGSMHIKSYDWLDPDESNNLTSSSKMRPAKVVLDSDFTSSCDTSILYPTTGGNIHTFTAITTSAVIDVQGPPYSKEEDRDITYYRDHPYWKYPNGVPAGNGVMDDSLGWLEVVDIAEDLMMDGVQYLGPQVIDV; encoded by the exons ATGGGGGAGAGCGGAAGAGTTCGGCTCGAGACGGCACTGTCAGCTGTGCATG ATACAATGCGACCGGAAGATGTTGGGCTAAGCACAGATACACTCCTCAAGCTTAAAGGTCCTTCAAAAGGGACCCCAAGGATCACATATGCAGTAATATACAAGTGTGACAACTTTTCG ATTTGTATATTCATCTTGCCACCAAGAGCAGTTATTCCTCTTCATAACCACCCTGGAATGACTGTCTTTAGCAAACTATTACTTGGATCCATGCATATAAAATCGTATGATTGGCTTGACCCTGATGAATCAAATAACCTCACCTCTTCATCTAAAA TGAGACCAGCAAAGGTGGTCCTTGATTCTGATTTTACATCTTCATGTGACACATCTATTCTTTATCCTACAACTGGCGGGAACATTCATACCTTCACAGCCATCACAACCTCTGCTGTGATTGATGTTCAAGGACCCCCTTACTCGAAAGAAGAGGATCGTGACATTACATACTACCGGGATCATCCCTACTGGAAATATCCAA ATGGTGTTCCTGCTGGAAATGGTGTGATGGATGATTCTCTTGGATGGTTGGAAGTAGTCGATATCGCCGAGGATCTAATGATGGATGGTGTTCAATACTTGGGCCCTCAGGTCATTGATGTTTGA
- the LOC122046988 gene encoding auxin-responsive protein IAA30-like: MASGLGLEATELRLGLPGVGGEGEGAKKRGYEETIDLKLQLQTPADVKEPVEAADNMVKKMPSVKNVAQCGSVVEPEKPPASKAQVVGWPPVRSFRKNILSCHSDKGGSNMKEDGEKSCNSMASFMKVSMDGAPYLRKVDLKMYKSYQELSMALQKMFGSFTNNGNCGSQGMSGRDFINENKVMNLLNGSEYVPTYEDKDGDWMLVGDVPWEMFVDSCKRLRIMKGSEAIGLAPRALEKCKNTS, from the exons ATGGCGAGCGGATTGGGGCTGGAGGCGACCGAGCTGCGCCTGGGTTTGCCCGGCGTCGGAGGGGAAGGCGAGGGCGCGAAGAAGAGGGGATACGAGGAGACAATCGACCTAAAGCTTCAGCTCCAGACACCCGCCGATGTGAAAGAACCGGTGGAGGCCGCCGATAATATGGTCAAGAAGATGCCAAGCGTCAAGAACGTTGCTCAATGCGGCAGCGTTGTCGAACCGGAAAAACCACCTGCTTCCAA GGCACAGGTTGTGGGTTGGCCACCGGTTAGATCATTTAGGAAGAACATCCTTTCTTGCCACTCTGACAAGGGGGGCAGCAACATGAAGGAGGACGGTGAAAAGTCCTGCAACTCGATGGCCTCCTTCATGAAGGTGAGCATGGATGGTGCGCCATACCTGCGTAAGGTGGATCTAAAGATGTACAAGAGCTATCAAGAGCTCTCCATGGCCTTGCAGAAGATGTTCGGCTCCTTCACCAACAATG GAAACTGTGGCTCGCAGGGAATGAGTGGTAGGGACTTCATAAACGAGAACAAGGTGATGAATCTTCTGAATGGATCTGAGTATGTCCCAACCTATGAAGACAAGGATGGAGACTGGATGCTTGTCGGTGATGTTCCATGGGA GATGTTTGTCGACTCATGCAAGCGTTTGCGAATCATGAAGGGATCGGAAGCCATTGGACTTG CACCAAGAGCTCTGGAGAAGTGCAAGAACACAAGCTGA
- the LOC122046987 gene encoding plant cysteine oxidase 2-like isoform X1 → MKVEAKYAEEDEVRKRKGERAEGKRNGEKPLRKQACERRIRRRVQPASTTIQRLFLACKTVFKGGPGTVPEPKDVEMLQHLLDTMRPEDVGLSTDTLLKLKGPSKGTPRITYAVIYKCDNFSICIFILPPRAVIPLHNHPGMTVFSKLLLGSMHIKSYDWLDPDESNNLTSSSKMRPAKVVLDSDFTSSCDTSILYPTTGGNIHTFTAITTSAVIDVQGPPYSKEEDRDITYYRDHPYWKYPNGVPAGNGVMDDSLGWLEVVDIAEDLMMDGVQYLGPQVIDV, encoded by the exons ATGAAAGTAGAGGCGAAGTACGCGGAGGAGGATGAGGTGCGGAAGAGGAAGGGGGAGAGAGCGGAGGGGAAGAGGAACGGGGAGAAGCCGCTGCGAAAGCAGGCGTGCGAGCGGAGGATCCGGAGGCGGGTGCAGCCCGCTTCGACGACGATCCAGCGTCTGTTCTTGGCGTGCAAGACGGTGTTCAAGGGCGGCCCTGGGACCGTGCCCGAACCCAAAGACGTCGAAATGCTGCAGCATCTCTTAG ATACAATGCGACCGGAAGATGTTGGGCTAAGCACAGATACACTCCTCAAGCTTAAAGGTCCTTCAAAAGGGACCCCAAGGATCACATATGCAGTAATATACAAGTGTGACAACTTTTCG ATTTGTATATTCATCTTGCCACCAAGAGCAGTTATTCCTCTTCATAACCACCCTGGAATGACTGTCTTTAGCAAACTATTACTTGGATCCATGCATATAAAATCGTATGATTGGCTTGACCCTGATGAATCAAATAACCTCACCTCTTCATCTAAAA TGAGACCAGCAAAGGTGGTCCTTGATTCTGATTTTACATCTTCATGTGACACATCTATTCTTTATCCTACAACTGGCGGGAACATTCATACCTTCACAGCCATCACAACCTCTGCTGTGATTGATGTTCAAGGACCCCCTTACTCGAAAGAAGAGGATCGTGACATTACATACTACCGGGATCATCCCTACTGGAAATATCCAA ATGGTGTTCCTGCTGGAAATGGTGTGATGGATGATTCTCTTGGATGGTTGGAAGTAGTCGATATCGCCGAGGATCTAATGATGGATGGTGTTCAATACTTGGGCCCTCAGGTCATTGATGTTTGA
- the LOC122046986 gene encoding eukaryotic translation initiation factor 4B2-like produces MSKAWGGVGAWALDAEQAEAEERERMAADMPPPNSLLAGESAQSFPSLKEAATSSKQKKKKGVTIPLAQFNAGSLGAGTGGRRDAFEPKGLTPSEMSQLPTGPRERSQEELEQGRFGGGFRGYGGGGGVRGGFPNRRSDEADGSWGGDGGGRRGYGGFNEDQRRGPNRASDFDQLSRADEVDNWGSGKKAFVPQLTEGGRRDSYSFVGGGSSSRADEVDNWASAKKTPASNYPSSGSRYGDSRTFSDSDRWGRDREGSIPNDQGRPKLILDPPKRDVAASSEPPRTRPSPFGAARPREEILAEKGLDWKRLDSDIEIKKTSRPTSSHSSRPSSAQSNKAGSPRSQSVSAAAEVTVKSRPKTNPFGDAKPREILLDEKGIDWRKIDKDLEHRSVERPETDEEKVLKEEIDKLKALTIEAESDINSKVVKLSSEELSRLHEEIANKERDLELIACQLNDKVRFGQKVTANSRPGSAAGRSDTSSGRPPSRSGMSESSKSVEFVDAPQLRSGTEDAWRKPMNDRRGLHVRRDRGFFDNRNGNRSSAREGW; encoded by the exons ATGTCCAAGGCGTGGGGCGGCGTCGGCGCATGGGCGCTCGACGCCGAGCAAGCAGAGGCCGAGGAGCGCGAGCGGATGGCCGCGGATATGCCTCCACCCAACTCACTCCTCGCCGGCGAGTCCGCACAGAGCTTCCCCAGCCTTAAGGAGGCGGCTACCTCCTCCAAGCAGAAGAAAAAAAAGGGCGTCACAATCCCCCTCGCGCAGTTCAACGCCGGCAGCTTAGGCGCTGGCACGGGCGGGCGTCGAGACGCCTTCGAGCCGAAGGGTCTCACCCCTTCCGAGATGAGCCAACTCCCTACTGGCCCGAGGGAGCGATCCCAGGAGGAGCTAGAACAGGGCCGCTTCGGCGGCGGGTTCCGAGGGTATGGTGGTGGAGGTGGCGTCCGTGGGGGTTTTCCCAACCGTAGGTCTGACGAGGCGGATGGTTCGTGGGGCGGCGACGGAGGTGGAAGGAGGGGCTACGGTGGGTTCAATGAGGATCAGCGGAGGGGGCCTAATAGGGCTTCGGATTTTGACCAGCTGTCTAGGGCTGACGAGGTCGACAACTGGGGTTCAGGAAAGAAAGCATTTGTTCCTCAACTGACCGAGGGCGGGAGGCGGGATTCGTATAGCTTCGTGGGCGGTGGCAGTTCATCTAGGGCTGATGAAGTAGATAACTGGGCTTCCGCAAAGAAGACACCAGCATCTAATTACCCTAGCTCTGGATCTAGGTATGGGGATTCTCGTACCTTTTCTGATTCTGATCGATGGGGTAGGGATAGAGAAGGATCAATACCGAACGATCAGGGAAGACCAAAGCTTATTTTAGATCCGCCAAAGAGGGATGTTGCTGCGTCGAGTGAGCCTCCAAGAACACGACCAAGTCCGTTTGGGGCTGCGCGTCCGAGAGAGGAGATTTTAGCAGAGAAAGGCCTGGACTGGAAGAGGTTGGACTCTGATATTGAGATTAAGAAGACCAGCAGGCCTACTAGTTCACATTCAAGCAGACCTTCTAGTGCACAATCAAACAAGGCCGGAAGTCCACGATCACAATCAGTATCTGCTGCAGCAGAAGTGACAGTGAAGTCTAGACCAAAGACGAATCCTTTTGGGGATGCAAAGCCGCGAGAGATTCTCTTGGATGAGAAAGGTATAGATTGGAGGAAAATCGACAAGGATCTGGAACACCGCAGTGTGGAAAG ACCTGAGACTGATGAAGAAAAggtgctgaaagaagaaattgaTAAGCTGAAGGCATTGACTATAGAAGCTGAGTCAGACATTAATAGTAAGGTTGTAAAACTATCTTCTGAAGAACTTTCTAGGCTCCACGAAGAGATAGCCAACAAGGAAAGAGATCTCGAACTTATAGCATGTCAGTTGAATGACAAGGTTCGGTTTGGCCAAAAGGTCACAGCAAATTCTAGACCAGGATCTGCAGCTGGAAGGAGTGATACATCATCTGGAAGACCACCATCTCGATCTGGCATGTCTGAAAGTTCTAAGAGTGTTGAGTTTGTTGATGCACCACAGTTAAGAAGTGGGACAGAGGATGCTTGGAGAAAACCAATGAACGATAGGCGAGGGCTTCACGTCCGGAGAGATAGAGGCTTCTTTGACAACAGGAATGGGAACAG GTCCAGTGCTAGGGAGGGTTGGTGA